A genomic stretch from Musa acuminata AAA Group cultivar baxijiao unplaced genomic scaffold, Cavendish_Baxijiao_AAA HiC_scaffold_1138, whole genome shotgun sequence includes:
- the LOC103973081 gene encoding pathogen-associated molecular patterns-induced protein A70-like, translating to MEESLLSMLASMCGWFTPTVLFVLLNLVIGGIAVASKSSHHHQPGAAADDDGGAYPGRFLARSPSIVLDRLRSFNLHRCRSGEIPAPFEASDHRPEHSGRSQSEPRPTAGEMPPRLSVPIKKPASEESAFPHFHEAEVDEAAAAAAATETVDPAEGDGDEEVDARADDFINRFRHQLKLQRMASIMRYRAMPNRGR from the coding sequence ATGGAAGAGTCGCTGCTGTCGATGTTGGCCTCGATGTGCGGCTGGTTCACGCCGACCGTCCTCTTCGTCCTCCTCAACCTCGTCATCGGCGGCATCGCCGTCGCCTCCAAGTCATCCCACCATCACCAGCCCGGCGCCGCGGCGGACGACGACGGCGGAGCCTACCCTGGCCGTTTCCTCGCCCGCTCCCCCTCCATCGTCCTCGACCGCCTTCGCTCCTTCAACCTCCACCGCTGCCGCTCTGGCGAGATCCCCGCTCCCTTCGAGGCCTCCGATCACCGCCCCGAACATTCAGGACGGAGTCAGTCGGAGCCGCGGCCGACGGCCGGGGAGATGCCGCCGAGGCTGTCGGTGCCGATCAAGAAGCCGGCCAGCGAGGAGTCGGCGTTCCCGCACTTCCACGAGGCGGAGGTCGAtgaggcggcggcggcagcggcagcgacagAAACCGTGGATCCGGCCGAAGGAGACGGCGACGAGGAAGTGGATGCGCGGGCTGATGACTTCATCAATCGGTTCCGGCATCAGTTGAAGCTGCAGCGCATGGCATCCATCATGAGGTACAGGGCGATGCCCAACCGTGGCCGTTAA
- the LOC103973052 gene encoding eukaryotic initiation factor 4A-15 isoform X2, with protein sequence MAGMAPEGSQFDARQYDAKMNELISQDGQDFFASYDEVFDSFDAMGLQENLLRGIYAYGFEKPSAIQQRGIVPFCKGLDVIQQAQSGTGKTATFCAGILQQLDYGLVQCQALVLAPTRELAQQIEKVMRALGDYLGVKVHACVGGTSVREDQRILSSGVHVVVGTPGRVFDMLRRQSLRPDYIKMFVLDEADEMLSRGFKDQIYDIFQLLPSKIQVGLFSATMPPEALEITHKFMNKPVRILVKRDELTLEGIKQFYVNVEKEEWKLETLCDLYETLAITQSVIFVNTRRKVDWLTDKMRSRDHTVSATHGDMDQNTRDIIMREFRSGSSRVLITTDLLARGIDVQQVSLVINFDLPTQPENYLHRIGRSGRFGRKGVAINFVTRDDERMLFDIQRFYNVVIEELPSNVADLI encoded by the exons ATGGCTGGAATGGCACCTGAAGGATCGCAATTCGATGCTCGCCAATATGATGCCAAAATGAATGAGCT GATTTCACAAGATGGACAGGATTTTTTTGCCTCATATGATGAGGTTTTTGATAGTTTTGATGCTATGGGTCTCCAAGAGAACCTTCTAAGGGGCATTTATGCATATG GTTTTGAAAAACCCTCTGCAATCCAACAAAGAGGTATTGTTCCTTTCTGCAAGGGACTTGATGTCATTCAACAGGCACAATCAGGGACCGGAAAAACTGCAACATTCTGTGCTGGTATATTGCAGCAGCTTGATTATGGATTGGTACAGTGTCAGGCTTTGGTTCTTGCTCCAACTCGTGAATTAGCACAGCAGATTGAAAAGGTGATGCGTGCACTTGGCGATTATCTTGGAGTCAAAGTTCATGCTTGTGTTGGAGGAACTAGTGTTCGTGAAGACCAGCGGATTCTTTCTAGTGGGGTTCATGTCGTAGTGGGGACACCTGGTCGTGTATTTGACATGTTAAGAAGACAGTCTCTCCGCCCTGACTACATCAAGATGTTTGTTCTAGACGAGGCAGATGAAATGCTTTCTCGTGGTTTCAAGGATCAG ATATATGACATCTTTCAGCTGCTTCCTTCTAAAATTCAAGTTGGCTTATTCTCTGCCACAATGCCTCCCGAGGCTCTTGAGATTACTCACAAGTTTATGAACAAGCCCGTGAGAATCCTTGTGAAGCGAGATGAGCTCACTTTGGAGGGTATCAAGCAATTCTATGTCAATGTAGAGAAGGAAGAGTGGAAGCTCGAGACCTTGTGTGATCTCTATGAGACGTTGGCCATCACACAGAGTGTAATTTTTGTCAACACTAGACGCAAGGTAGATTGGCTGACTGACAAAATGAGGAGCAGGGATCATACGGTCTCAGCAACCCACGGAGACATGGATCAGAACACTAGGGATATTATAATGCGAGAGTTTCGCTCTGGCTCCTCTCGTGTACTCATCACCACTGATCTTCTTGCTCGTGGTATCGATGTGCAACAGGTCTCCCTGGTTATAAATTTTGATCTGCCGACCCAGCCAGAGAACTATCTTCATCGTATTGGGCGAAGTGGCCGTTTTGGGAGAAAGGGTGTGGCAATCAACTTTGTCACCCGTGACGATGAAAGAATGTTGTTTGACATTCAGAGGTTTTACAATGTGGTGATCGAGGAGCTGCCATCCAATGTCGCAGACCTAATCTGA
- the LOC103973052 gene encoding eukaryotic initiation factor 4A-15 isoform X1, with the protein MYERTEGVEFYSRSIIRAFRDLTLWERVLDFSSFISAIMAGMAPEGSQFDARQYDAKMNELISQDGQDFFASYDEVFDSFDAMGLQENLLRGIYAYGFEKPSAIQQRGIVPFCKGLDVIQQAQSGTGKTATFCAGILQQLDYGLVQCQALVLAPTRELAQQIEKVMRALGDYLGVKVHACVGGTSVREDQRILSSGVHVVVGTPGRVFDMLRRQSLRPDYIKMFVLDEADEMLSRGFKDQIYDIFQLLPSKIQVGLFSATMPPEALEITHKFMNKPVRILVKRDELTLEGIKQFYVNVEKEEWKLETLCDLYETLAITQSVIFVNTRRKVDWLTDKMRSRDHTVSATHGDMDQNTRDIIMREFRSGSSRVLITTDLLARGIDVQQVSLVINFDLPTQPENYLHRIGRSGRFGRKGVAINFVTRDDERMLFDIQRFYNVVIEELPSNVADLI; encoded by the exons ATGTATGAACGGACTGAGGGCGTAGAGTTCTATTCCCGTTCGATCATCAGGGCTTTTCGTGATCTGACCCTCTGGGAGAGGGTTTTagatttttcttcatttatttcAG CAATCATGGCTGGAATGGCACCTGAAGGATCGCAATTCGATGCTCGCCAATATGATGCCAAAATGAATGAGCT GATTTCACAAGATGGACAGGATTTTTTTGCCTCATATGATGAGGTTTTTGATAGTTTTGATGCTATGGGTCTCCAAGAGAACCTTCTAAGGGGCATTTATGCATATG GTTTTGAAAAACCCTCTGCAATCCAACAAAGAGGTATTGTTCCTTTCTGCAAGGGACTTGATGTCATTCAACAGGCACAATCAGGGACCGGAAAAACTGCAACATTCTGTGCTGGTATATTGCAGCAGCTTGATTATGGATTGGTACAGTGTCAGGCTTTGGTTCTTGCTCCAACTCGTGAATTAGCACAGCAGATTGAAAAGGTGATGCGTGCACTTGGCGATTATCTTGGAGTCAAAGTTCATGCTTGTGTTGGAGGAACTAGTGTTCGTGAAGACCAGCGGATTCTTTCTAGTGGGGTTCATGTCGTAGTGGGGACACCTGGTCGTGTATTTGACATGTTAAGAAGACAGTCTCTCCGCCCTGACTACATCAAGATGTTTGTTCTAGACGAGGCAGATGAAATGCTTTCTCGTGGTTTCAAGGATCAG ATATATGACATCTTTCAGCTGCTTCCTTCTAAAATTCAAGTTGGCTTATTCTCTGCCACAATGCCTCCCGAGGCTCTTGAGATTACTCACAAGTTTATGAACAAGCCCGTGAGAATCCTTGTGAAGCGAGATGAGCTCACTTTGGAGGGTATCAAGCAATTCTATGTCAATGTAGAGAAGGAAGAGTGGAAGCTCGAGACCTTGTGTGATCTCTATGAGACGTTGGCCATCACACAGAGTGTAATTTTTGTCAACACTAGACGCAAGGTAGATTGGCTGACTGACAAAATGAGGAGCAGGGATCATACGGTCTCAGCAACCCACGGAGACATGGATCAGAACACTAGGGATATTATAATGCGAGAGTTTCGCTCTGGCTCCTCTCGTGTACTCATCACCACTGATCTTCTTGCTCGTGGTATCGATGTGCAACAGGTCTCCCTGGTTATAAATTTTGATCTGCCGACCCAGCCAGAGAACTATCTTCATCGTATTGGGCGAAGTGGCCGTTTTGGGAGAAAGGGTGTGGCAATCAACTTTGTCACCCGTGACGATGAAAGAATGTTGTTTGACATTCAGAGGTTTTACAATGTGGTGATCGAGGAGCTGCCATCCAATGTCGCAGACCTAATCTGA
- the LOC103973054 gene encoding transmembrane 9 superfamily member 7-like: MANAGAIAAILLLSCLLVSPPSHAFYLPGVAPRDFHKDDELQVKVNKLSSTKTQLPYDFYFLDYCKPSKIMNNAENLGEVLRGDRIENSIYVFKMRRDETCKVSCRTKLTAESAKNFKEKIDDEYRVNMILDNLPVAVPRLRRDGSQAPTYEHGFRVGYKSKDDKYYINNHLSFRVMYHKDPESEDSRIVGFEVIPSSVKHEYTDWDEKNPKVHTCTPSTKITPSSNTPQEVAADAYIVFSYDVTFQPSEIKWASRWDTYLLMNDDQIHWFSIINSLMIVLFLSGMVAMIMMRTLYRDIANYNQLETQDEAQEETGWKLVHGDVFRPPSNSGLLCVYVGTGVQFFGMTLVTMIFASLGFLSPSNRGGLMTAMVLLWVFMGLFAGYSSARLYKMFKGAEWKKITLKTAFMFPGIVFGIFFMLNALIWGEKSSGAVPFGTMFALVFLWFGISVPLVFVGSYLGFKKPAIEDPVRTNKIPRQIPALAWYMQPAFSVLIGGILPFGAVFIELFFILTSIWLNQFYYIFGFLFIVFVILIVTCAEITIVLCYFQLCSEDYHWWWRAYLTAGSSALYLFAYSVFYFFTKLEITKVVSGILYFGYMLITSYAFFVLTGTIGFYACLWFVRKIYSSVKID, from the exons ATGGCGAACGCCGGCGCGATCGCCGCTATTCTCCTCCTCTCCTGCCTTCTCGTCTCCCCTCCGTCCCACGCCTTCTACCTCCCCGGCGTCGCCCCTCGAGACTTCCACAAG GATGATGAACTTCAAGTCAAAGTGAACAAGCTTTCATCAACAAAGACACAACTTCCATATGATTTCTATTTCTTGGATTACTGCAAGCCTTCCAAGATCATGAACAATGCCGAGAATTTGGGGGAGGTTCTTCGTGGTGATCGCATTGAAAATTCCATTTACGTT TTTAAAATGAGAAGGGATGAAACCTGCAAGGTATCCTGCCGTACCAAACTTACCGCAGAATCTGCAAAGAACTTTAAggaaaaaattgatgatgaatatcgagTTAACAT GATCTTGGACAACCTCCCTGTTGCGGTACCTAGGCTAAGAAGAGATGGAAGCCAAGCACCAACTTATGAACATGGATTTCGTGTTGGTTACAAG AGCAAGGacgataaatattatataaacaaCCACCTAAGTTTCAGAGTCATGTACCATAAAGATCCAGAGTCCGAGGATTCTCGTATTGTTGGCTTTGAGGTGATTCCAAGCAG TGTAAAGCACGAATACACTGACTGGGATGAGAAAAACCCTAAGGTGCATACATGCACGCCAAGTACCAAAATAACTCCAAGCAGCAATACGCCCCAAGAAGTAGCTGCAGATGCATATATCGTATTCTCATATGATGTCACATTCCAG CCAAGTGAAATCAAATGGGCTTCTCGTTGGGACACCTATCTTCTCATGAATGATGACCAAATCCACTGGTTTTctatcattaattcattaatgatAGTTCTTTTTTTGTCTGGCATGGTAGCCATGATTATGATGAGAACCCTCTATAGAGATATAGCTAACTACAATCAGTTAGAGACACAGGATGAGGCCCAGGAAGAAACTGGATGGAAATTAGTCCACGGTGATGTTTTCAGACCACCGAGTAACTCTGGCCTGCTTTGTGTTTATGTGGGAACAGGTGTGCAGTTTTTTGGAATGACCCTGGTCACTATGATATTTGCATCGTTAGGTTTCCTCTCCCCATCCAACCGGGGGGGTCTGATGACTGCTATGGTTCTCTTGTGGGTTTTTATGGGCCTATTCGCTGGGTATTCGTCAGCCCGCCTCTATAAAATGTTCAAAGGTGCAGAGTGGAAAAAGATCACCTTGAAAACTGCATTCATGTTTCCTGGTATCGTTTTCGGCATATTCTTCATGTTGAATGCTTTAATCTGGGGGGAGAAATCATCCGGTGCCGTACCATTTGGTACCATGTTTGCGTTGGTCTTTCTATGGTTTGGTATATCCGTACCCCTCGTCTTTGTTGGTAGTTATTTGGGCTTCAAGAAGCCAGCAATCGAGGATCCGGTAAGGACCAACAAAATCCCCAGGCAGATACCTGCTCTGGCCTGGTACATGCAACCAGCTTTCTCTGTACTGATCGGGGGCATACTTCCGTTCGGTGCTGTTTTCATTGAGCTCTTCTTCATCCTGACATCGATATGGCTGAACCAGTTCTATTACATCTTTGGTTTTCTCTTCATAGTCTTCGTCATCCTCATAGTTACCTGTGCCGAAATAACCATAGTGCTTTGCTACTTCCAGCTGTGCAGTGAGGACTATCACTGGTGGTGGAGGGCATATTTGACTGCAGGTTCCTCCGCCCTATACCTCTTTGCATATTCTGTGTTCTATTTCTTCACGAAGCTGGAGATAACCAAGGTGGTCTCTGGGATTCTGTATTTTGGGTACATGCTGATAACGTCATATGCCTTCTTCGTGTTAACGGGGACAATTGGCTTTTATGCTTGTTTATGGTTTGTCCGAAAGATCTATTCATCTGTGAAAATAGATTGA
- the LOC135671120 gene encoding putative transcription factor bHLH041: MHSYTPSSFPSHLLPEIIEHDHADLISSRSSRYTSSMDSFFLLTAEARGRFLQIAGRLLGCTYVCAWSPDLYHPAANHLISTDGWHREEDGGHASSSSGTGSVSSRLFDAYRRCVCGIRRGCIPGLAYEGGLTYAEFSGDDLMNLASIHVQRQFYQEAGIKTAVFVGCRSGEIELGMTTPPNLELQMDICQVFGEEFIRQWQLQSGDHLIPPPEQSWRSSSSSSLRSPSAGSPESSSLLPTIARAAAFMPDVVLPHQMAMPTYNLMSLPSSSSSPLMYQQLVLQRHHPGGAFEAYNPTGAMRVEATPNVAGQRMIKKGIDVLRSISTARMEAPTQEHRPTSDQLHHMISERKRREKLNQNFHALRLLLPPGSKKDKTSVLANTKNYLNSLKARVSELQERNQMLELQFRPTDDADGVTDSDDRVRVEISRSGADDSNASESQQINLRLVVREECDMTDLVVRTLECLKGMSKDVTLASVAASTMSPRKYTCARFNLRLREKVGDWDEASFKEAVARAVADVLGRGVTASPSQSSPAHRS, translated from the exons ATGCACTCCTACACACCCTCCTCCTTCCCATCCCACCTGCTGCCCGAGATTATAGAGCACGATCACGCCGACCTAATCTCTTCCAGATCGAGTCGATACACTTCATCCATGGATTCCTTCTTTCTCCTTACCGCAGAAGCCCGAGGTCGGTTCCTTCAAATCGCCGGTCGCCTCCTCGGCTGCACTTACGTCTGCGCATGGTCTCCCGATCTCTACCATCCGGCAGCCAA CCACTTGATCTCCACGGATGGATGGCACCGTGAGGAAGACGGCGGTCACGCGAGCTCCTCGTCGGGAACGGGAAGCGTCTCCTCGAGGCTCTTCGACGCCTACCGCAGATGCGTGTGCGGTATCCGGAGAGG TTGCATTCCTGGGTTGGCCTATGAGGGCGGATTGACCTACGCTGAGTTCAGCGGCGATGATTTGATGAACTTGGCCTCGATTCACGTACAAAGGCAGTTCTACCAG GAAGCTGGAATAAAG ACGGCAGTGTTTGTGGGGTGCAGAAGCGGAGAAATCGAGTTAGGGATGACGACGCCGCCGAAT CTAGAACTGCAGATGGATATCTGCCAGGTGTTCGGTGAAGAGTTCATTCGACAGTGGCAATTACAATCAGGCGATCACCTGATACCGCCGCCCGAACAGAGTTGGCGCTCGTCCTCCTCTTCGTCGCTGCGGTCTCCATCGGCGGGAAGTCCCGAGAGCTCGTCTCTTCTCCCGACCATAGCACGTGCCGCCGCTTTCATGCCTGACGTGGTTCTGCCGCACCAAATGGCCATGCCAACCTACAACCTTATGTCTTTGccgtcctcctcttcttctccgctCATGTACCAGCAATTAGTGCTGCAACGACACCATCCGGGTGGGGCATTCGAGGCTTACAATCCGACCGGTGCTATGAGAGTCGAGGCCACGCCGAACGTGGCTGGCCAAAGAATGATTAAGAAGGGGATCGACGTGCTGAGAAGCATAAGCACGGCGAGGATGGAAGCTCCGACGCAGGAACACCGGCCGACAAGCGACCAGTTGCACCATATGATATCGGAGCGCAAGCGTCGGGAGAAGCTTAATCAAAACTTTCATGCTCTCAGGCTGCTTCTTCCGCCGGGGTCGAAG AAGGACAAGACATCAGTGCTGGCAAACACGAAGAACTATCTGAACTCCTTGAAAGCTCGAGTCTCCGAGCTCCAGGAGAGGAACCAAATGCTAGAACTGCAGTTTCGGCCTACCGACGACGCCGATGGAGTTACCGATTCAGATGACAGAGTACGAGTCGAGATCAGCCGATCCGGCGCCGACGACTCTAACGCATCAGAATCCCAACAAATCAACCTCAGGCTGGTCGTAAGGGAAGAATGTGACATGACAGATTTGGTCGTCCGTACACTCGAATGCCTGAAAGGGATGAGCAAAGACGTGACGTTGGCATCGGTGGCCGCGAGCACGATGTCGCCACGGAAGTATACATGTGCAAGATTCAACCTCCGGCTACGAGAAAAG GTGGGTGATTGGGACGAGGCGTCGTTCAAGGAAGCTGTGGCCAGAGCTGTCGCTGATGTGCTGGGACGAGGAGTAACCGCGAGCCCGTCACAATCTTCACCAGCCCATCGATCTTGA
- the LOC103973083 gene encoding PRA1 family protein F3-like, producing the protein MVAVISFSPISIFLVFRLQESLLLLLPPIPSPEMTTYETLPISTSSPGFVSLTTWCPWRELADVRALGRPAGLGEAYIRIRTNAARFSMNYAIIVLLFVFLSLLWHPLSLIVFVASMAAWLFFYFLRGEPLVVLGWVIRDRVVLMGLAVVTLVPLLKTNATANILTSLSVGLLLVVVHAALRRTDYAIVEAEGPCYAAVGSAPASVQSSR; encoded by the coding sequence ATGGTTGCAGTTATCTCGTTCTCACCTATTTCCATCTTTCTCGTCTTTCGGCTTCAGgaatctcttctcctcctcctccctccaatTCCTTCACCGGAAATGACGACCTACGAGACGCTCCCGATCTCCACCTCCTCTCCAGGCTTCGTATCGCTCACCACGTGGTGTCCCTGGCGGGAGCTCGCCGACGTCCGCGCCCTCGGCCGCCCGGCCGGCCTCGGCGAGGCCTACATTCGGATCCGAACCAACGCCGCCCGCTTCTCCATGAACTATGCCATCATCGTCCTCCTCTTCGTCTTCCTCAGCCTCCTCTGGCACCCTCTCTCCCTCATCGTGTTTGTCGCCTCCATGGCCGCCTGGCTGTTCTTCTACTTCCTCCGGGGCGAGCCCCTCGTCGTCCTCGGCTGGGTTATCAGGGACCGGGTCGTCCTGATGGGCCTAGCGGTGGTGACGCTGGTTCCGTTGCTGAAGACCAACGCGACGGCCAACATACTGACATCGCTGTCGGTCGGCCTGCTCCTGGTGGTGGTACACGCGGCGCTGAGGCGGACCGACTACGCTATCGTGGAGGCGGAGGGGCCGTGCTACGCCGCCGTCGGATCTGCTCCAGCGTCTGTGCAGTCTTCGAGATGA